Proteins from a single region of Antechinus flavipes isolate AdamAnt ecotype Samford, QLD, Australia chromosome 2, AdamAnt_v2, whole genome shotgun sequence:
- the NPY4R2 gene encoding neuropeptide Y receptor type 4-2 gives MNSTNFSILLPVLPQSQNSSWRRGILSNFSDHCQNSTDMNIFLVIAYSLETFIGILGNLCLVSVVIRQREKANVTNILIANLAFSDFIMSLFCQPFTLIYTIMDYWIFGDAMCKLSAFIQCMSVTVSVLSLVLIALERHHMITNPLGYMPNMVHAYLGIVGTWLIACFLAMPFIANSVLRNVFQNNQSRAMDFLVDKAVCTESWPTDQQKSIYTILLLFLQYFAPLTFIMACYLRIHCRLKRRRDLFKKNEHSLGVAQMKRINSVLLSMVAAFAICWLPLHVFNSLEDWYHEAIPICYGNLIFLVCHLVAMASTCVNPIIYGFLNSNFKKEMKPLFLICQSKPSKEIYEQLPLSTMQSEISKESFKSSSEPNPI, from the coding sequence ATGAATTCAActaatttttccattcttctgcCAGTATTACCCCAAAGTCAAAACAGCAGCTGGAGAAGGGGTATCCTATCCAATTTCTCAGATCACTGCCAGAATTCCACTGACATGAATATCTTCCTGGTCATTGCTTATAGCTTGGAGACCTTCATAGGTATCTTAGGCAATCTGTGCCTAGTGAGCGTGGTGATTAGACAGAGGGAGAAAGCCAATGTAACTAATATCCTCATTGCAAATCTGGCTTTCTCAGACTTTATTATGAGTCTTTTTTGCCAACCTTTTACCCTCATCTATACCATCATGGACTACTGGATCTTTGGGGATGCCATGTGCAAATTGTCTGCCTTCATCCAATGCATGTCAGTCACAGTATCTGTCCTCTCTCTTGTTCTGATTGCCCTGGAAAGACACCATATGATCACCAACCCCTTAGGCTATATGCCCAACATGGTTCACGCTTACCTAGGGATCGTGGGCACCTGGCTCATTGCCTGCTTCTTAGCTATGCCCTTCATAGCCAATAGCGTCTTGAGAAATGTATTCCAAAACAACCAATCCAGAGCCATGGATTTTTTAGTGGATAAGGCTGTTTGCACAGAATCCTGGCCAACGGATCAGCAGAAATCCATTTATACCATCCTCTTGCTGTTCCTCCAATACTTTGCACCTTTGACTTTTATCATGGCATGCTACCTGCGGATCCATTGCCGCCTGAAGAGGAGAAGGGACCTTTTCAAGAAAAATGAGCACTCCTTGGGAGTAGCACAGATGAAAAGGATCAACTCAGTGCTTCTGTCCATGGTAGCGGCTTTTGCCATTTGCTGGTTACCCCTGCATGTTTTCAACAGTCTCGAGGACTGGTATCATGAAGCTATTCCCATCTGCTATGGGAATCTAATTTTTTTAGTGTGTCATTTGGTAGCCATGGCATCCACCTGTGTCAACCCCATCATCTATGGATTTTTGAACAGTAacttcaaaaaggaaatgaagccATTGTTCCTCATTTGTCAGAGTAAGCCTTCAAAGGAAATCTATGAACAGCTACCTCTTTCAACCATGCAAAGTGAGATTTCAAAAGAATCTTTCAAGTCAAGTTCTGAGCCCAATCCTATATAG